A portion of the Chondrinema litorale genome contains these proteins:
- a CDS encoding ATP-binding cassette domain-containing protein, with product MSEEILKALTQLFAIISKQDGGVTEGERDFVISFFKKELDAKTVEEYLSLYDKASDYGVKEVVMADSDGGKQKTKKKLTNVKDSVRTLGLCRKINKTLNQKQKVVVLIKLLELLAADKSFTPQRMEIINTVATVFNVPAEEYKLIERFVIEEHSSKIDNEDILIFDDERPPEGSKIKYIDSGLLDGEIIFIRIKSVGLYFTKYTGIDEIFLNGMPVKMGSILQFAPGSVFKTPKGAPLYYSDLVSRYNSDKQADRISFNVHDLEFRFPNGDIGLRNINISENTGQLIGIMGASGAGKTTLLNTLAGLEKPSKGKILINGYDIFLEKAKIEGVIGYVAQDDLLIEDLTVYQNLYYNAKLCFKDTPEEELDKKVINVLTSLGLDRIRDLKVGTVLNKKISGGQRKRLNIALELIREPAVMFVDEPTSGLSSRDSENVIDLLKELSLKGKLIFVVIHQPSSDIYKMFDKMFLMDTGGYPVFYGNPVEALVYFKRASGQVDSENGQCNTCGNVNPEQLFNIIESRIVDEYGEFTNKRKVAPSEWHKHFREKFTLDRKDDFNEEPPKTLKIPNKLHQTVIFTIRDFLSKVSNTQYLVINLVEAPLLALLLALVIRYRGAHDDSYIYRHNDNIPAFILICILVALFMGLTVSAEEIIRDRKILKREKFLNLSKSSYLLSKVIILFSLSAIQTLSFVLIGNTILDIKGLNLMYWIVLFTVSCHANVLGLNISSAFNSAVTVYIIIPLLIIPQMVMSGLLFDFDKLNNSISERGKVPIVADMMISRWAYEAIAVEQFKSNDYQKNIFEFEKRESQYNFKVAYWIPKMQELLTSSLSAYEIGKNDSTIKIVEENLSIIKSEIAKDIYTIKFSDFPLDSVKDISAEDFNEKVSSLIWYHLGDASNYYSINLAQASDAKDSVLYVMKKALPEGSDLADFKDHYYNDQLEDLMKNSSAEERIDINKGKIIQIIDPIYQDVYYPDQPLNYRTQFLAPDKPFFGSSFNTLGFNISVIWLLTIALYATLYFDFLLKMMEFVPSLTSKFPKKK from the coding sequence ATGAGTGAAGAAATACTAAAAGCTCTTACACAACTTTTTGCCATAATTTCCAAACAAGATGGTGGGGTTACTGAGGGTGAAAGAGATTTTGTTATTAGTTTTTTCAAGAAAGAACTTGATGCAAAAACAGTAGAAGAATATCTGAGTTTGTATGATAAGGCATCAGACTATGGTGTTAAGGAAGTTGTAATGGCTGACAGTGATGGAGGCAAGCAAAAGACAAAGAAAAAACTTACTAATGTAAAAGACTCAGTAAGAACATTAGGTCTATGTAGAAAGATCAATAAAACATTAAATCAAAAACAAAAGGTAGTTGTTTTAATTAAACTACTTGAGTTACTTGCTGCTGACAAATCATTCACACCTCAAAGAATGGAAATTATAAATACAGTAGCTACTGTATTTAATGTTCCTGCAGAAGAATATAAACTTATTGAAAGATTTGTAATTGAAGAGCATTCCTCAAAAATAGATAATGAAGATATTTTAATATTTGATGATGAAAGACCTCCAGAAGGAAGTAAGATCAAATATATTGATTCTGGATTGTTGGATGGTGAAATTATCTTTATTAGGATAAAAAGTGTAGGACTCTATTTTACAAAATACACAGGCATAGATGAGATTTTCTTGAATGGAATGCCTGTGAAAATGGGCAGTATTCTACAATTTGCTCCAGGTAGTGTATTTAAAACTCCTAAAGGTGCCCCTCTTTATTACAGTGATCTTGTTAGTCGATATAACAGTGACAAACAAGCTGATAGAATATCATTTAATGTTCATGATTTAGAGTTTAGATTTCCAAATGGAGATATTGGTCTCAGAAATATAAATATTTCTGAGAATACAGGGCAGCTAATTGGAATAATGGGAGCTAGTGGTGCTGGAAAAACGACATTACTTAACACTTTAGCTGGATTAGAAAAACCTTCAAAAGGTAAGATATTAATTAATGGTTACGATATCTTTTTAGAGAAAGCTAAGATAGAAGGGGTTATTGGATATGTAGCACAGGATGATCTTCTAATAGAAGATTTAACAGTTTATCAAAACCTTTACTATAATGCCAAGCTTTGCTTTAAGGATACACCGGAAGAAGAGTTAGATAAAAAAGTAATTAATGTTTTGACGAGTTTAGGCTTGGATAGAATCAGAGACCTAAAAGTTGGAACAGTATTAAATAAAAAAATAAGTGGAGGGCAAAGAAAAAGATTAAATATAGCTCTTGAGCTTATTAGAGAGCCTGCTGTTATGTTTGTTGATGAACCAACTTCAGGTCTTTCTTCTAGAGATTCGGAAAATGTAATAGATTTATTAAAAGAACTTTCCTTAAAAGGGAAATTGATTTTTGTTGTAATACATCAACCGTCATCAGACATATATAAAATGTTTGATAAAATGTTTTTGATGGATACTGGTGGCTATCCAGTTTTTTATGGAAATCCTGTTGAAGCATTAGTATACTTTAAGAGAGCATCTGGTCAGGTAGATAGTGAAAATGGTCAATGTAATACTTGTGGTAATGTAAATCCAGAACAACTATTTAATATAATTGAATCTAGAATAGTTGATGAATATGGTGAATTTACAAATAAAAGAAAGGTAGCACCAAGTGAGTGGCACAAGCATTTTAGAGAAAAGTTTACATTAGATAGAAAGGATGATTTTAATGAAGAGCCTCCGAAAACTTTAAAAATTCCAAATAAGCTACATCAAACTGTAATTTTTACTATTAGAGATTTTCTTTCTAAAGTTAGTAATACACAATATTTAGTAATTAACTTAGTAGAAGCTCCTTTATTAGCATTGCTTCTTGCTTTAGTAATTAGGTATAGAGGGGCTCATGATGATTCTTATATTTATCGTCATAATGATAATATTCCCGCATTTATACTAATTTGTATTTTAGTAGCACTTTTCATGGGATTAACAGTAAGTGCTGAAGAAATAATTCGAGATAGAAAAATTCTGAAAAGGGAAAAGTTCTTGAATCTTAGCAAGAGTAGTTATCTACTTTCCAAAGTAATAATTCTATTCTCATTGTCTGCGATTCAGACTCTAAGCTTTGTGCTTATTGGTAATACAATACTTGATATTAAAGGACTAAATTTAATGTATTGGATAGTGCTATTTACAGTATCATGCCATGCAAATGTGTTAGGTTTAAATATTTCATCAGCATTTAATTCGGCAGTAACTGTTTATATAATTATACCTCTTTTAATTATACCTCAAATGGTAATGAGTGGATTATTGTTTGATTTTGATAAATTAAATAATTCAATAAGCGAGAGAGGAAAAGTGCCTATTGTGGCAGATATGATGATATCTAGATGGGCATACGAAGCTATTGCCGTTGAGCAGTTTAAAAGTAATGATTATCAAAAAAATATTTTTGAATTTGAGAAAAGAGAAAGTCAATATAATTTTAAAGTAGCATATTGGATACCTAAGATGCAAGAGCTATTAACTAGTTCATTAAGTGCATATGAAATAGGAAAAAATGATTCTACTATCAAAATTGTTGAAGAAAATTTAAGTATTATCAAAAGCGAAATAGCAAAAGATATTTATACAATTAAATTTTCAGATTTTCCTTTAGATTCTGTTAAAGATATATCAGCTGAGGACTTTAATGAAAAAGTATCATCATTGATATGGTATCATTTAGGTGATGCTTCTAATTACTACAGTATTAATCTAGCTCAAGCAAGTGATGCTAAAGATTCAGTATTGTATGTTATGAAAAAGGCTTTACCAGAAGGCAGTGATCTTGCTGATTTTAAAGATCATTATTATAATGATCAATTAGAAGATTTAATGAAAAACAGTTCTGCTGAAGAAAGAATAGATATTAATAAGGGTAAAATTATACAAATAATTGACCCAATTTATCAGGATGTTTACTATCCTGATCAACCTCTAAACTACAGAACTCAATTTCTTGCTCCAGATAAACCATTTTTTGGAAGCAGTTTTAACACTTTAGGTTTTAATATTAGTGTAATTTGGCTACTTACAATAGC
- a CDS encoding DUF1987 domain-containing protein, translating to MNILNLEGTEDTPKIILDSQNKIYEISGRSLPEDSAEFFQPVLDWLDEYKDASAPETVFEFKLEYFNTASSKLILDILSKLEEVEGAKIMWYFHEDDEDMEEAGEEFSELVDVPFEFKTY from the coding sequence ATGAATATTTTAAATCTTGAAGGAACCGAAGATACACCAAAAATAATTTTGGATAGTCAAAATAAAATCTATGAGATATCAGGTAGATCTCTTCCTGAAGATTCAGCTGAATTTTTTCAACCAGTTCTGGATTGGCTCGATGAATATAAAGATGCTTCAGCTCCAGAAACTGTATTCGAATTTAAATTAGAATATTTTAATACTGCATCATCTAAATTGATATTAGATATATTATCAAAACTTGAAGAGGTAGAGGGAGCAAAGATTATGTGGTACTTTCATGAGGATGATGAAGATATGGAAGAAGCTGGTGAGGAATTTTCTGAATTAGTTGATGTCCCATTCGAATTTAAGACTTATTGA
- a CDS encoding SiaB family protein kinase: MKYIYDLHKTMLTKNLILVYEGEFTQDITKSVLAMAERNMESMGEESGIKRKVFNVMVECLQNICKHAESFDENTYGKNTAIFMIGKHDSEYFITSGNPILSDKVSDMSKKLEDINNLDKDGLKQLYKDIIKNGKLSSKGGAGLGFVDMARKSGKKLIFDFEPINEHLSFFSLKTTIPRN, translated from the coding sequence ATGAAGTATATCTATGACCTGCATAAGACCATGTTAACTAAAAATCTGATTTTAGTTTATGAGGGAGAATTTACTCAGGATATCACAAAATCAGTGTTAGCCATGGCCGAAAGAAATATGGAATCGATGGGTGAGGAGTCTGGCATTAAAAGAAAGGTTTTTAATGTAATGGTTGAGTGTTTGCAAAATATTTGTAAACATGCTGAATCTTTTGACGAGAATACCTATGGGAAAAACACTGCAATTTTTATGATTGGGAAACATGATTCTGAGTATTTTATCACATCAGGTAACCCAATACTTTCTGATAAAGTATCAGATATGTCAAAAAAGCTGGAAGATATAAATAATTTAGATAAAGACGGATTAAAGCAGCTTTATAAAGATATTATTAAAAACGGTAAACTTTCTTCAAAAGGAGGAGCCGGTTTAGGTTTTGTTGATATGGCTAGAAAATCAGGAAAAAAATTGATTTTTGATTTTGAGCCAATTAATGAACATCTATCTTTCTTTTCATTAAAAACTACTATTCCAAGAAATTAA
- a CDS encoding PAS domain S-box protein: MFKNIKIGTKITLLLLSVVISTVLAISYLSYVESLQTVEKRYFESFKLLSDLKSRQVENVFKSLEKNIDYIKKTPSFKSDFLAIQNVLNLDLDISEEGEIYSDTNNLLQTIANIQDIYSYKNIIFTDVEGEVRYSYNNALTDIKIGKLYRDINIVKDEIDGFVYYSQPYISADEKVNIYACTPVTNDNFDIAGYFIVEIDVNKDIFPLIESYEGLGETGEIILCYQTDGLIRYINLLRHSDALELTTIVDPDNDYSVAAQKAVNNDDVDFIIDTDYRNLKALATWNYIPSLKWGMVVKMDKAEVDASVEPLIWTFLKSGGVIILFSILISVIFSKFLTNPILSLKNKLKLVSKGILPENIRRRSNDEIGEMASAVTDLVVSLKSTADFAHQIGEGNHDADFAPMSKDDILGNALITMSNSIQEAEKKDKERNWIVTGVAEIGQLLRLHNNLEDLGDEIIGYITNKVGAIQGAFYTLNDDDQDEVFFEMKASYAYNKKKYLKGKFKLAQGLVGQCAAEQDIILRTEVPEDYVTITSGILGDKKPSCILLLPLITNEQVFGILEFAGLEKFNDTQISLVKEISVIVARTIFNIKVNERTVKLLQESRKMSEELQLQQEILRQNAEEMEATQEELKRTNHRLEDQILEVNRTQKRLQVLLENASEVITIYEKDGSVRYVSPSVETILGYATDELIGKSDIEKVHDDSIKTFQQMFNELLKESENSITTQYEYKLKNGETVWLEATGTNLLDDPAIQGIVINSRDITERRRAEKEERMRSQMEALSENSLDLITRVNNEGRFYYINPVIKNLTGRNTDYFLNKTIDEVHLNNEIKESWKEIFQQVFNKQEKFITELEFPTVKDDVRIMQVSAIPEAVEDGTIESVLMVSHDITDRKKTENEVRTNNKKITESINYAKRIQTAILPNDTVINKVFPDSFIFYKPRDVVSGDFPWFIQKNDDIYIAAVDCTGHGVPGALISLIGYFILNDVINSEEEIETGKVLDYLNQGVTKTLRQDDPDATTRDGMDIALLRVNYKENFFEYSGANRPLYMNHDGELVQIKGDKFPIGGGKYKTRTNFSTHRMNINHKESLYFFSDGFPDQFGGSDNKKFGNQRIRSIIQTNQGQSMEQMSQHFGNAFEDWKGDRKQTDDVLMIGIKL; this comes from the coding sequence ATGTTTAAGAATATTAAAATAGGCACTAAGATTACTTTGTTACTACTTTCAGTAGTAATTTCTACTGTGCTCGCAATAAGCTATCTATCTTATGTAGAAAGTTTACAAACAGTAGAAAAACGATACTTTGAAAGTTTTAAACTTTTAAGTGATTTAAAATCTCGGCAAGTTGAGAATGTATTTAAATCATTAGAAAAAAATATTGATTATATAAAGAAAACACCAAGCTTTAAATCAGATTTTTTAGCAATTCAAAATGTATTAAACTTAGACCTAGACATTTCAGAAGAAGGGGAAATTTATAGTGATACTAATAACTTATTACAAACTATAGCAAATATCCAAGATATATATTCTTATAAGAATATTATATTTACTGATGTAGAAGGTGAGGTTAGATACTCTTATAACAATGCATTGACTGATATTAAAATTGGAAAGTTATATAGAGATATCAATATTGTTAAAGATGAAATTGATGGCTTTGTTTATTACAGTCAACCTTATATTTCTGCAGATGAAAAAGTAAATATTTATGCTTGTACTCCAGTAACAAACGATAATTTTGATATAGCAGGCTATTTTATAGTAGAGATAGATGTTAACAAAGATATCTTCCCATTGATTGAAAGCTATGAAGGATTGGGAGAAACAGGTGAAATAATCTTATGTTATCAAACTGATGGGTTAATTAGATATATAAATTTACTTAGACATTCAGATGCTTTAGAGTTAACTACAATTGTAGATCCAGATAATGATTATTCTGTTGCTGCGCAAAAAGCAGTAAATAATGATGATGTTGATTTTATAATAGATACAGATTATAGAAATTTAAAAGCTTTAGCTACTTGGAATTATATACCAAGTTTGAAATGGGGAATGGTTGTGAAAATGGATAAAGCTGAAGTTGATGCATCTGTAGAACCTCTGATTTGGACTTTCTTAAAATCAGGTGGAGTTATTATTTTATTCTCAATCCTGATTTCAGTAATCTTCTCTAAATTCCTTACTAATCCAATTCTTTCTCTTAAAAACAAATTGAAACTTGTTTCTAAAGGTATCTTACCAGAAAATATTAGAAGAAGAAGTAATGACGAAATAGGAGAAATGGCAAGTGCAGTTACAGACTTGGTTGTATCGCTTAAAAGTACAGCTGATTTTGCACACCAAATTGGAGAAGGTAATCATGATGCAGATTTTGCACCAATGAGTAAAGATGATATTCTAGGTAACGCTCTTATTACAATGAGTAATAGCATCCAAGAAGCTGAAAAGAAAGATAAAGAGCGAAACTGGATAGTAACAGGTGTTGCTGAAATTGGACAGTTATTAAGATTACATAATAACTTAGAAGATTTAGGAGATGAAATTATTGGTTATATAACTAATAAAGTTGGAGCAATTCAAGGTGCTTTTTATACTCTGAATGATGATGACCAAGATGAGGTTTTCTTTGAGATGAAAGCAAGTTATGCTTATAACAAAAAGAAATATTTAAAAGGGAAATTCAAGCTAGCACAAGGTTTAGTAGGGCAGTGTGCTGCTGAACAAGATATTATTTTAAGAACAGAAGTACCTGAAGACTATGTTACAATAACATCCGGTATTTTGGGTGATAAGAAGCCATCTTGTATCTTATTGCTACCATTAATAACTAATGAGCAAGTTTTTGGAATATTAGAGTTTGCAGGTTTAGAGAAATTTAATGATACTCAGATTTCACTGGTAAAAGAAATTAGTGTAATTGTAGCTAGAACAATCTTTAACATAAAAGTTAATGAAAGAACAGTTAAGCTTCTTCAGGAATCTAGAAAGATGAGTGAGGAACTTCAGTTACAACAAGAAATATTAAGACAGAATGCGGAGGAGATGGAAGCAACTCAGGAAGAGTTGAAAAGGACAAACCATAGGCTAGAAGATCAAATTCTTGAAGTTAATAGAACTCAAAAAAGATTACAGGTTTTACTAGAAAATGCTTCAGAAGTAATTACAATTTACGAAAAAGATGGATCTGTAAGATATGTGAGTCCGTCTGTTGAAACTATCTTGGGTTATGCTACAGATGAGTTAATTGGAAAAAGTGATATTGAAAAGGTTCATGATGATAGCATAAAAACATTTCAGCAAATGTTTAATGAGCTATTGAAAGAGAGTGAAAATAGTATTACCACTCAATATGAGTATAAATTGAAGAATGGAGAAACTGTTTGGCTTGAAGCTACAGGTACAAACTTATTGGATGATCCTGCTATTCAAGGTATTGTGATTAACTCTAGAGATATTACTGAACGAAGAAGAGCAGAGAAGGAAGAAAGAATGAGAAGCCAGATGGAAGCTCTATCTGAAAACTCATTAGACCTTATAACAAGGGTAAATAATGAAGGTAGGTTCTATTATATTAATCCAGTAATTAAGAATTTAACAGGTAGAAATACAGATTATTTCTTAAATAAAACTATAGATGAAGTTCATCTAAATAATGAAATTAAGGAGAGTTGGAAGGAGATTTTTCAACAAGTTTTCAATAAGCAAGAAAAGTTTATTACTGAATTAGAGTTTCCTACTGTTAAAGATGATGTGAGGATTATGCAGGTAAGTGCTATTCCTGAAGCAGTTGAAGACGGTACAATTGAATCTGTTTTAATGGTTTCGCATGATATAACAGATAGAAAGAAAACAGAAAATGAGGTAAGAACAAATAATAAAAAGATTACAGAAAGTATCAATTATGCAAAAAGGATTCAAACAGCCATTTTGCCAAATGATACAGTAATTAACAAAGTGTTCCCAGATTCATTTATCTTCTATAAGCCAAGAGATGTAGTAAGTGGAGATTTTCCATGGTTTATCCAGAAAAATGATGACATATACATAGCAGCAGTTGATTGTACTGGTCATGGTGTTCCAGGTGCTTTAATATCTTTAATTGGATATTTCATATTGAATGATGTGATAAATAGTGAGGAAGAAATCGAGACAGGTAAAGTACTTGACTATTTAAATCAAGGTGTTACGAAGACTTTGCGCCAAGACGATCCAGATGCAACTACTCGTGATGGAATGGATATCGCGCTTTTAAGAGTAAATTATAAAGAAAACTTTTTTGAATACTCAGGAGCTAACAGACCTCTATATATGAATCATGATGGTGAGCTGGTTCAAATAAAAGGGGATAAATTTCCAATTGGTGGAGGTAAGTATAAAACCAGAACAAACTTCTCTACCCATAGAATGAATATTAACCATAAAGAATCTCTCTATTTCTTTTCAGATGGATTCCCAGATCAGTTTGGTGGTAGTGATAATAAGAAGTTTGGAAATCAAAGAATACGCTCAATTATCCAAACTAATCAAGGCCAATCTATGGAACAAATGTCACAACATTTTGGAAATGCTTTTGAGGATTGGAAGGGAGATAGAAAGCAAACTGATGATGTGTTAATGATAGGAATTAAATTATAA
- a CDS encoding GAF domain-containing protein, which produces MKTFNRNISIVLIILFVLVTFYAAIDLLSLPNDILESIGISENAKIEQAKRVAFSSYTVLIIDFFIVLLLIFMFSMNNINHMAENIVYVEKEKQVEEQESYKREGDNIVMEESLHKLQSLYNSEYDSEKKKFEKLLAFICNEVKASAGALYATIKKDNLKFQEFVAGYAFYMPDSEKLKFEFGEGLVGQAAKSGNDVVISDAMPKGYIKITSGLGESEPNNLSIIPIKIDEDVKGVLEIASFSKFNQSQIKFLKEASSYIISNDVVESEIVEQEEGNI; this is translated from the coding sequence ATGAAAACATTTAACAGAAATATCAGCATAGTACTAATTATTTTATTTGTTCTGGTAACTTTTTATGCGGCAATTGATCTGTTATCTCTCCCTAATGATATATTAGAATCAATAGGCATATCTGAAAATGCTAAGATTGAACAGGCCAAAAGAGTAGCTTTTTCGTCTTATACTGTTTTGATAATAGATTTCTTTATAGTACTTCTATTAATATTTATGTTTTCAATGAATAACATAAATCACATGGCAGAAAATATTGTTTATGTGGAGAAAGAGAAACAAGTAGAAGAGCAAGAAAGCTATAAAAGAGAAGGAGATAATATTGTTATGGAAGAATCTCTTCACAAGTTACAATCTCTATATAATTCAGAATATGATAGCGAAAAGAAGAAGTTTGAAAAACTGCTAGCTTTCATTTGTAATGAAGTAAAAGCAAGTGCTGGCGCACTATACGCTACTATAAAAAAAGATAATTTGAAATTTCAGGAATTTGTTGCTGGTTATGCCTTTTATATGCCAGATTCTGAAAAATTAAAATTTGAGTTTGGAGAAGGTTTAGTTGGGCAAGCTGCAAAATCTGGTAATGATGTTGTAATATCGGATGCTATGCCAAAAGGATATATTAAAATAACCAGTGGTTTAGGTGAGTCAGAACCAAATAATTTATCTATTATTCCAATAAAAATAGATGAAGACGTTAAAGGAGTGTTAGAAATAGCAAGCTTCTCAAAATTTAACCAAAGCCAAATTAAATTCCTTAAAGAAGCCTCTTCTTACATAATATCAAATGATGTAGTTGAGAGTGAAATTGTAGAACAGGAAGAGGGTAATATATAA
- a CDS encoding chemotaxis protein CheB yields the protein MFSYRNINVKYKAIVIGGSAGSFQPVTKILSSIPKDFPLPIFLCLHRLKHVRNGFVEALSIKSTKEVQEPFDKESIKRGSVYLAPANYHMSIELGNSISLSTEEMVNNSRPSIDITLDSAAYAYRDKLVGILLSGANKDGARGMKKIKDRGGLTIVQSPEESTINTMPTSALEATEIDMTLTTEEIVKYLIELDKLLKIKHENI from the coding sequence ATGTTTAGTTACAGGAATATAAATGTAAAATATAAAGCGATAGTGATAGGTGGCTCGGCAGGAAGCTTTCAACCTGTTACTAAAATTCTTTCAAGTATACCGAAGGACTTTCCTTTGCCAATATTTTTGTGTCTGCACCGTTTAAAGCACGTTCGAAATGGATTTGTTGAAGCTTTGTCGATAAAAAGTACGAAAGAAGTTCAAGAGCCATTTGATAAAGAGAGCATAAAGCGAGGAAGTGTATATCTCGCACCTGCAAATTATCATATGTCAATAGAACTTGGTAATTCAATATCTCTTTCAACAGAAGAAATGGTCAATAATTCAAGACCTTCGATTGACATAACATTAGATTCGGCTGCTTATGCTTATAGAGATAAGTTAGTTGGTATTTTACTTTCGGGTGCAAATAAAGATGGAGCACGTGGTATGAAAAAAATAAAAGATAGAGGAGGATTAACAATAGTGCAAAGTCCTGAAGAAAGTACTATTAACACCATGCCAACATCAGCCTTAGAAGCTACAGAGATAGATATGACTCTGACCACAGAAGAAATTGTTAAGTATCTGATCGAACTCGATAAATTGTTAAAAATAAAGCATGAAAACATTTAA